Proteins encoded by one window of Ulvibacter sp. MAR_2010_11:
- a CDS encoding sensor histidine kinase KdpD, translating into MNKKLFALLIALMTLSLLGIIFVQGYWITNAYQAKEDQFSFNVRQTLLSVSEKIQLRELEDYYNIYSGYVDSIDVPDNVNFSELIYTTKNEGSNETYIFSDGILEEDYKLSSNFLDTEIDSIQFKKITNKKTTTKIIAGLDGNKSLPDRRFESFTRLKDYQLKQFEDAFKNISAKTPIHKRVSGTEIQEELTRELHERGVTSKFEYAIYSNELSTKIKSKNFDLDPENTYEVPLFENEELNTNYVLFVNFSGKKKEVLSSILGMAMLSLVFTGVIILAYSSALSQLFKQRQISEIKSDFINNMTHEFKTPIATINLALDALKNPKVKDDSEFLSRYLGMIRDENRRMHAQVENVLRISKLEKNELDLPKERLKLHEILETSISHVALIIEDRGGYIETHFGALKSSVLGNESHLTNVMVNILDNAIKYSEDTPKIDIYTENVKNTIILKIRDQGMGMSKGVQKRIFEKFYREATGDIHNVKGHGLGLAYVKRILDDHDAEIYVESEKGKGSTFILKLHLIS; encoded by the coding sequence ATGAACAAAAAGCTGTTTGCATTACTCATTGCTTTAATGACACTCTCATTACTGGGTATCATCTTTGTTCAAGGATATTGGATTACAAATGCGTACCAGGCAAAAGAGGATCAATTCTCTTTTAATGTACGCCAGACCCTGCTTAGTGTCTCCGAAAAAATACAATTGCGAGAATTGGAAGATTACTATAATATCTACAGTGGCTATGTAGATAGTATCGATGTACCCGATAACGTAAATTTTAGTGAGCTTATTTACACCACTAAAAATGAAGGCAGTAACGAAACCTATATCTTTTCGGATGGGATATTGGAAGAAGATTATAAATTGTCTTCAAACTTTTTAGATACCGAAATCGACAGTATTCAGTTTAAAAAGATTACAAATAAAAAAACTACAACCAAAATAATAGCCGGACTAGACGGGAACAAGTCACTTCCCGATAGACGATTTGAATCCTTTACCCGCTTAAAAGATTATCAGTTAAAACAATTTGAAGATGCCTTCAAGAATATTTCGGCGAAAACACCCATACATAAACGTGTGAGCGGTACCGAAATTCAGGAAGAACTTACCCGCGAATTACATGAAAGAGGGGTGACTTCAAAATTTGAATATGCGATTTACAGTAACGAATTATCCACCAAAATAAAATCCAAAAATTTCGATTTAGACCCTGAGAACACTTATGAGGTTCCTTTATTTGAAAATGAAGAATTAAATACAAATTATGTATTATTTGTGAACTTCTCAGGAAAGAAAAAAGAGGTGCTTAGCTCAATTTTGGGTATGGCCATGTTGTCACTGGTCTTTACCGGAGTCATAATATTGGCATATTCCAGTGCGCTCTCCCAACTCTTCAAACAACGACAGATTTCAGAAATTAAATCGGATTTTATCAATAATATGACGCATGAGTTTAAAACACCCATAGCTACAATCAATCTGGCCTTGGATGCGTTAAAGAACCCTAAAGTAAAAGATGATAGCGAGTTTTTAAGTCGGTATTTAGGGATGATACGAGATGAAAACCGACGGATGCATGCCCAGGTGGAAAATGTATTACGTATCTCCAAACTTGAAAAAAACGAATTAGACCTGCCTAAAGAACGTTTAAAATTACATGAAATTCTGGAAACTTCTATTTCGCATGTTGCGCTTATTATTGAAGATAGAGGCGGCTATATTGAAACGCATTTTGGGGCTTTAAAGTCTTCGGTTTTGGGGAACGAGTCGCATCTAACCAATGTCATGGTTAATATTTTAGACAATGCTATTAAATATTCGGAAGACACACCAAAGATTGATATCTATACCGAAAATGTAAAAAACACCATTATCCTAAAAATAAGGGATCAAGGGATGGGTATGAGCAAAGGAGTGCAAAAAAGAATATTCGAAAAATTTTACAGAGAAGCTACCGGTGACATTCACAATGTGAAGGGTCATGGCCTGGGTCTGGCATACGTAAAACGTATTCTGGACGATCACGATGCCGAAATATATGTGGAAAGTGAAAAAGGCAAGGGGAGTACATTTATACTAAAATTACACTTAATATCTTAA
- a CDS encoding CdaR family protein: MLFKRRYKATKIKTFLFFLFLAILFWSLSKLSKEYTATVNATILYSNVPENMVLDENNPKEISFDVTANGFEFVTYKLRQPSVKLDVASHHTKESKSIIIPKSSLIKTITVQLQKNISIKNISVDDLTLKLSEVISKKIPVIADTKITFKEGFNSLDSLRIHPDSIVISGPESILKDISSIATKRFEKEKTEQDIKAKVSLLLPANKKITIIPSQVELSLKVNEFSQMQITVPMEVINIPSKISIKLIPQVVRITFIVSVEDFNNITSQDFKIVCDYSERNTVENFMTPILVTKPKSVLDVELIDKKIDYLIFK, translated from the coding sequence ATGTTATTCAAGAGAAGATATAAAGCCACTAAGATTAAAACGTTTCTATTCTTCTTATTTCTTGCCATTTTATTTTGGAGTCTTTCCAAGCTTTCCAAAGAGTATACAGCAACGGTCAACGCTACCATTCTATATTCCAATGTCCCCGAAAATATGGTGTTGGATGAAAATAATCCAAAAGAAATTTCTTTTGATGTCACTGCCAACGGATTCGAATTTGTCACCTATAAATTAAGACAACCCAGTGTGAAATTGGATGTTGCTTCTCACCATACTAAAGAATCAAAATCAATTATTATTCCTAAAAGCAGTTTGATTAAAACGATTACAGTTCAGCTCCAAAAGAACATTTCTATAAAGAATATTTCCGTTGATGACTTAACCTTAAAATTAAGTGAGGTAATTTCAAAAAAGATTCCTGTAATAGCCGATACTAAAATCACCTTCAAAGAAGGGTTTAATAGTTTAGATAGTTTAAGAATACATCCCGATTCTATTGTCATCTCGGGACCGGAATCTATATTGAAAGATATTTCTTCAATAGCAACCAAGCGATTCGAAAAAGAAAAGACAGAGCAAGATATTAAGGCAAAGGTGTCGCTGCTTCTGCCTGCTAACAAAAAAATAACTATCATTCCTTCGCAAGTTGAGTTGTCTTTGAAAGTGAATGAGTTTTCTCAGATGCAAATAACAGTTCCAATGGAAGTAATCAACATACCTTCCAAAATAAGTATAAAATTAATACCGCAAGTTGTTCGTATTACGTTTATAGTTTCGGTGGAGGATTTCAATAATATCACATCTCAGGATTTTAAGATTGTATGTGATTATTCTGAAAGAAATACTGTTGAAAACTTTATGACTCCTATACTCGTTACTAAGCCGAAAAGCGTTCTGGATGTTGAATTAATTGACAAAAAAATTGATTACCTTATTTTTAAATAG
- the coaE gene encoding dephospho-CoA kinase (Dephospho-CoA kinase (CoaE) performs the final step in coenzyme A biosynthesis.): MKIVGLTGGIGSGKTTVAKLFAELGVPIYIADTEAKKLTNTSKTIRRKLIVLLGDKAYENETLNSKYVAAAIFNDSDLLKKVNAIIHPKVAAHFKRWVSKQTGPYCIKEAAILFENGSYKKCDLTILVTAPKDERINRVLKRGSITREEVEARMANQWTDSKKIKLADIVIRNTNMEATREQVKTIHSTLLK; the protein is encoded by the coding sequence TTGAAAATCGTTGGTCTTACCGGAGGTATAGGAAGCGGCAAAACGACCGTTGCGAAACTATTCGCCGAACTGGGGGTGCCTATTTATATAGCCGATACTGAGGCAAAGAAGCTCACCAATACTTCCAAAACAATACGAAGAAAACTAATAGTTTTATTGGGCGATAAGGCCTATGAGAATGAGACACTTAATAGTAAATACGTAGCTGCTGCAATTTTTAATGATTCCGATCTGCTCAAAAAGGTCAATGCAATTATTCACCCAAAAGTGGCTGCACATTTTAAACGCTGGGTGTCTAAACAAACGGGTCCCTATTGTATTAAAGAAGCCGCAATTCTTTTTGAAAATGGAAGTTATAAAAAATGCGATCTAACCATACTGGTTACTGCACCTAAGGATGAAAGGATAAATAGGGTTTTGAAGAGAGGTTCAATAACAAGAGAAGAGGTTGAGGCTAGAATGGCCAATCAATGGACCGACTCAAAAAAAATAAAATTAGCAGATATTGTCATTCGAAATACGAATATGGAAGCTACGCGTGAGCAAGTGAAAACTATCCACTCTACTCTTTTAAAATAA
- a CDS encoding response regulator transcription factor, giving the protein METENKKILLVEDDPNFGTVLKDYLAMNDYQVTHAKNGMEGFEKFKKDDYDLCILDVMMPYKDGFTLAKEIREKNEDVPIIFLTAKAMKEDVLKGYKVGADDYLNKPFDSEVLLMKIKAIIQRKATDSIADSKQFEFVVGNFHLNSKLRFLTYKKESPIKLSPKENELLRLLALHKNDLMPRELALTKIWRDDNYFTSRSMDVYIAKLRKYLGKDDGVEIINIHGEGFRLVVKDEVDQ; this is encoded by the coding sequence ATGGAAACAGAAAACAAAAAAATTCTTCTAGTTGAAGACGACCCAAACTTTGGTACAGTACTAAAGGATTATCTTGCCATGAACGATTATCAGGTAACCCATGCCAAAAATGGAATGGAAGGTTTTGAAAAATTCAAGAAGGATGATTACGACCTGTGTATCCTCGATGTTATGATGCCTTATAAGGACGGATTCACTCTTGCGAAAGAAATTCGCGAAAAGAATGAAGACGTGCCAATTATCTTCCTTACGGCCAAGGCTATGAAAGAAGACGTACTTAAAGGATACAAAGTAGGGGCAGACGATTATTTAAATAAACCCTTCGACAGTGAAGTGCTGTTGATGAAAATAAAAGCAATTATTCAGCGCAAAGCAACCGATTCGATTGCAGATAGCAAGCAATTTGAATTTGTGGTTGGGAATTTCCACCTAAATTCAAAATTGAGATTCCTTACCTATAAAAAGGAAAGTCCTATTAAGCTTTCTCCCAAAGAGAATGAGTTGTTGCGTTTACTTGCATTGCACAAAAACGATTTAATGCCTCGAGAGTTGGCACTTACCAAAATTTGGAGAGACGATAACTATTTTACCTCCCGAAGTATGGATGTGTACATTGCAAAATTGCGTAAATACCTAGGTAAAGATGATGGTGTTGAGATTATCAACATTCACGGTGAAGGATTCCGTTTGGTTGTAAAAGACGAGGTGGATCAATAA